One Gammaproteobacteria bacterium DNA segment encodes these proteins:
- a CDS encoding chemotaxis protein CheD, with amino-acid sequence MTTIVVDIAGMEISSNPEDVLITYSLGSCVGVSIYDPVLHLGGMVHCMLPLSKVDPEKAAQRPYMFVDTGVSMMLNRLYDMGLRKSRAVISVAGGAQVLDDKGVFKIGERNVTVLRKLFWKNSLLMHVQEVGGKTSRTVSLEIGSGRFNIKAAGITTHYDP; translated from the coding sequence ATGACCACCATCGTCGTCGATATCGCGGGCATGGAGATCTCCAGCAACCCCGAGGATGTCTTGATCACCTATTCCCTGGGGTCCTGCGTGGGGGTCTCCATCTATGACCCGGTGCTGCACCTGGGCGGTATGGTCCACTGCATGCTGCCCCTGTCCAAGGTGGATCCCGAGAAGGCGGCCCAGCGCCCCTACATGTTCGTGGACACCGGGGTATCCATGATGCTGAACCGGCTCTACGACATGGGCCTGAGAAAGTCGCGGGCGGTCATCAGCGTGGCCGGTGGGGCCCAGGTGCTGGACGACAAGGGAGTATTCAAGATCGGCGAACGGAATGTCACGGTATTGCGCAAACTGTTCTGGAAGAACAGTCTGCTCATGCATGTGCAGGAGGTGGGGGGCAAGACCTCCCGCACCGTGTCCCTGGAGATCGGCAGCGGCAGGTTCAACATCAAGGCGGCAGGCATCACGACCCACTATGACCCTTAA
- a CDS encoding chemotaxis response regulator protein-glutamate methylesterase, which produces MTTTKGKIQVLVVDDSAVVRQVLSRELARAEDIEVMGTAPDPYVARDMIVENRPDVMLLDLEMPRMDGLTFLKKIMKYYPLPVIIVSSLTPKGGELALEAMNSGAVEVLCKPGSALSVNDMSADLIQKIRAAARAKVGIAQPQAPPGGVRREIRISQAGMTHTVIAIGASTGGTQALQTLLMAMPSGSPGIVVVQHMPEHFTASFAQRLNQLCDIEVREARDNDSVLPGLALIAPGNYHALVKRSGARFYVQVKGGPLVSGHRPSVDVLFKTTAQAAGKNALGVIMTGMGRDGAAGLLAMRENGARTIAQDEQSCVVFGMPKEAIKLGAAEFTLPLGSIANKVVDLVNTRAA; this is translated from the coding sequence ATGACGACGACGAAAGGGAAGATCCAGGTGCTGGTGGTGGACGACTCGGCCGTGGTGCGCCAGGTGTTGTCGCGGGAACTGGCCCGGGCGGAGGACATCGAGGTGATGGGGACCGCACCCGACCCCTATGTGGCCCGGGACATGATCGTGGAGAACCGGCCCGACGTGATGCTTCTGGACCTCGAGATGCCACGCATGGACGGCCTCACCTTTCTCAAGAAGATCATGAAGTACTACCCGTTGCCGGTGATCATCGTCTCCTCCCTGACCCCGAAGGGCGGCGAACTGGCCCTGGAGGCCATGAACAGCGGCGCGGTGGAGGTATTGTGCAAGCCCGGATCGGCGCTGTCGGTGAACGACATGTCGGCGGATCTGATCCAGAAGATCAGGGCGGCGGCACGGGCGAAAGTGGGGATAGCCCAGCCCCAGGCACCACCGGGCGGGGTGCGTCGGGAGATCCGCATTTCCCAGGCGGGGATGACCCACACCGTCATTGCCATCGGGGCCTCCACCGGTGGCACCCAGGCCCTCCAGACCCTGCTGATGGCCATGCCGTCGGGGTCGCCCGGCATCGTCGTGGTGCAGCATATGCCGGAACACTTCACCGCTTCCTTCGCCCAGCGCCTGAATCAGCTCTGCGATATCGAGGTGAGGGAGGCCAGGGACAACGACTCGGTGCTGCCGGGGCTCGCCCTCATCGCCCCGGGTAACTACCATGCCCTGGTCAAGCGCAGCGGCGCGCGGTTCTACGTGCAGGTCAAGGGCGGCCCGCTGGTGAGCGGCCACCGGCCCAGCGTGGACGTGCTGTTCAAGACCACGGCCCAGGCGGCGGGCAAGAACGCCCTGGGGGTGATCATGACCGGCATGGGACGGGATGGCGCGGCCGGCCTGCTGGCGATGCGCGAGAACGGTGCCAGGACCATCGCCCAGGACGAGCAGAGTTGCGTGGTTTTCGGCATGCCCAAGGAAGCCATCAAGCTGGGGGCGGCGGAGTTCACCCTGCCCCTGGGCTCGATTGCCAACAAGGTGGTGGACCTGGTCAACACGAGGGCGGCGTGA
- a CDS encoding late competence development ComFB family protein codes for MIRWNHETGRFEFEASDLAGIRNRNEGRVAAAMAEVLEEFPGFGPEVMDLQDVYALALNALPPRYVQREGIVLREPVTDNDVREAVREAVRRVMERPNY; via the coding sequence ATGATTAGATGGAACCACGAAACGGGTCGGTTCGAGTTCGAGGCGTCGGACCTCGCCGGGATAAGGAACCGCAACGAAGGGCGCGTGGCCGCGGCCATGGCCGAGGTGCTGGAGGAGTTTCCCGGCTTTGGGCCCGAGGTGATGGACCTGCAGGACGTCTACGCCCTGGCGCTGAACGCCCTGCCGCCCCGCTACGTCCAGCGCGAAGGCATCGTATTGCGCGAGCCGGTGACCGATAACGATGTCCGGGAGGCGGTGCGCGAGGCCGTCCGGCGGGTCATGGAGAGACCGAATTACTGA
- the cheY gene encoding chemotaxis response regulator CheY has translation MALDKETKILVVDDFSTMRRIIKNLLRDLGYTNVDEADDGTTALPKLKTGAYGFLISDWNMPGMTGLDLLKAVRSDDKLKDLPVLMLTAEAKKEQIIEAAKAGVSGYIVKPFTAQVLNEKIDKIFQE, from the coding sequence ATGGCTCTAGACAAAGAAACCAAGATCCTGGTGGTCGACGACTTTTCCACCATGCGTCGCATCATCAAGAATCTGCTGAGGGACCTCGGCTACACCAACGTGGACGAGGCGGATGATGGCACCACGGCCCTGCCGAAGCTGAAGACCGGCGCCTACGGATTTCTTATATCCGATTGGAACATGCCGGGTATGACAGGGCTCGATCTGCTCAAGGCCGTCCGGTCCGATGACAAGCTCAAGGACCTGCCGGTGCTGATGTTGACCGCGGAGGCCAAGAAGGAGCAGATCATCGAGGCCGCCAAGGCCGGCGTGAGCGGCTACATCGTCAAACCCTTCACCGCTCAAGTGCTGAACGAAAAGATCGATAAGATATTTCAGGAGTGA
- a CDS encoding HDOD domain-containing protein — protein MTLNPEIERHLREFPGMPAFSQDLVVYLQDPEADFARVTEMIQYDPGLTANILKMANSVAYGGVRKVDSLRAALPRLGVNRVLEMVLALTVSTRLVTDLPGMGLGGDDLLRHSIFTAVAAGELARLLGMRHTEMAFTIGLMHDLGMVVLDPFVARHKARFDDLFQASDRSFEQVEQEVLGIDHAEAGARILADWRLSDAVVTAVRWHHEPERVEAHRELVNLIHLADILAFSQGIGTGDYGMGFRASSDAISALGLRQKQVEYVASETVDKMRELAGILGLRP, from the coding sequence ATGACCCTTAATCCGGAAATCGAGCGCCATCTCAGGGAATTCCCGGGGATGCCGGCCTTCAGCCAGGACCTGGTAGTCTATCTGCAGGACCCGGAGGCTGACTTCGCCCGGGTCACCGAGATGATCCAGTACGACCCGGGGTTGACCGCAAACATCCTCAAGATGGCCAACTCGGTGGCCTATGGCGGCGTGCGTAAGGTGGACTCCCTGAGGGCGGCGCTGCCGCGGCTGGGGGTCAACCGCGTGCTGGAGATGGTGCTCGCCCTGACGGTCTCCACCCGTCTCGTCACCGACCTGCCGGGCATGGGCCTGGGGGGCGACGACCTGCTGCGCCATTCCATCTTCACCGCGGTGGCCGCCGGGGAACTGGCGCGCCTGCTGGGCATGCGGCATACCGAGATGGCGTTCACCATCGGTCTCATGCACGACCTGGGTATGGTGGTGCTGGATCCCTTCGTGGCCCGGCACAAGGCGCGTTTCGACGATCTGTTCCAGGCCTCGGATCGCTCCTTCGAGCAGGTCGAGCAGGAGGTCCTCGGCATCGACCACGCCGAGGCCGGGGCCCGCATCCTCGCCGACTGGCGCCTCAGCGACGCGGTGGTGACGGCCGTCAGGTGGCATCACGAGCCGGAACGGGTGGAGGCGCACCGGGAACTGGTGAACCTGATCCACCTGGCCGACATCCTGGCCTTCTCCCAGGGCATCGGCACCGGCGACTACGGCATGGGCTTCCGGGCCTCCTCCGACGCTATCAGTGCCCTGGGGTTGCGGCAGAAGCAGGTGGAGTACGTGGCGAGCGAGACGGTGGACAAAATGAGAGAGCTGGCCGGCATCCTGGGGTTGAGACCCTGA
- a CDS encoding protein-glutamate O-methyltransferase CheR has translation MNGPAVLDDHTFARFADLIYSEAGITLGSHKHSLVAARLGKRMRSLGIGRFEDYFAYVREDGAGGELVMLIDAISTNVTQFYREAVHFEILDTLLRRWRNEGQSRFRVWCAAASTGEEPYTLAITLAEALGDVSDVRILATDISTRALAAARRGRYEAKKVETVPREFLGKYFASTGSGSERFYQVREGLRRMLKFARLNLATPPFPMKGPLDVVFCRNVMIYFDQRVRQLLVDEIHRLLRPGGYLMVGHSESLTGLGNTFRAVKPSVYVKD, from the coding sequence ATGAACGGTCCCGCCGTCCTGGATGATCACACCTTCGCGCGCTTCGCGGACCTCATTTACAGCGAGGCCGGGATTACCCTTGGCAGCCACAAGCATTCCCTGGTGGCGGCCCGTCTGGGCAAGCGGATGCGCAGCCTCGGGATCGGCCGTTTCGAGGACTACTTCGCCTACGTCAGGGAGGATGGGGCCGGCGGCGAACTGGTCATGCTCATCGACGCCATCTCCACCAATGTCACCCAGTTCTACCGCGAGGCCGTGCATTTCGAGATCCTGGACACCCTGCTGCGGCGATGGCGCAACGAAGGCCAGAGCCGTTTTCGTGTCTGGTGCGCGGCCGCCTCCACGGGGGAGGAGCCTTATACCCTGGCCATCACCCTGGCCGAGGCCCTGGGGGACGTCTCCGACGTCCGCATCCTGGCCACCGACATCTCCACCCGGGCGCTGGCGGCCGCCCGGCGGGGGCGTTACGAGGCGAAGAAGGTGGAGACGGTGCCGCGGGAGTTCCTGGGCAAATACTTTGCGTCGACCGGCAGCGGGAGTGAGCGTTTCTATCAGGTCAGGGAGGGCCTGCGGCGCATGCTGAAATTCGCCCGGCTCAACCTCGCCACCCCGCCGTTCCCCATGAAGGGTCCCCTGGACGTGGTGTTCTGCAGGAACGTCATGATCTACTTCGACCAGCGCGTGAGGCAACTGCTGGTGGACGAGATCCATCGCCTGTTGCGGCCCGGCGGCTACCTGATGGTGGGCCATTCCGAGAGCCTCACCGGCCTCGGCAACACCTTCAGGGCCGTCAAGCCCTCGGTCTATGTCAAGGACTGA
- a CDS encoding response regulator has translation MANNVLIVDDSAIIRKMVARNLAMADIDLGEVHLAANGREALEKLEQHWIDVVLADINMPVMNGLELIAEMNRRELTATIPVVIISTERSKERIAALKEMGVKAYINKPFTPEEFATVIKGLL, from the coding sequence ATGGCTAACAATGTTCTCATCGTGGACGACTCCGCCATCATTCGCAAAATGGTGGCCAGGAATCTCGCCATGGCGGATATCGATCTCGGCGAGGTTCATTTAGCGGCCAACGGCCGGGAGGCTCTGGAAAAGCTGGAGCAGCACTGGATAGACGTGGTGCTGGCGGATATCAACATGCCGGTGATGAACGGCCTGGAATTGATCGCCGAGATGAACCGCCGGGAACTTACCGCCACCATTCCGGTGGTGATCATCTCCACGGAGCGCAGCAAGGAACGGATCGCGGCTTTGAAGGAGATGGGGGTCAAGGCCTACATCAACAAGCCCTTCACGCCGGAGGAGTTTGCCACCGTCATCAAGGGTCTGCTGTGA
- a CDS encoding protein phosphatase CheZ, giving the protein MDHGPEYTNDVFISELREVAGILVDKLEGDHYEEAMEVINRLVEVRDQSVFSAVGNLTRALHEAIKNVGLESNSGSDGTPAAPEMTDVSDRLSYVIDLTQAAADKTLEKVEAAVPVATALGRHANDLRDQWRQQSTAGGTDTLDPAVQHKVEEFLAEVDTGTSDLRGLLQDILLEQGYQDLTGQVLARVITLIKSVEHDLVELVKIAGQVEYLTGQVQAVGAGAARESTIDATRAEGPNVHGDRRQDVVHSQDEVDDLLSQLGF; this is encoded by the coding sequence ATGGACCACGGCCCGGAGTACACCAATGATGTCTTCATCTCTGAGCTCAGGGAAGTGGCCGGGATCCTGGTGGACAAGCTCGAAGGCGACCATTACGAAGAGGCCATGGAGGTAATAAATCGCCTGGTGGAGGTGCGTGACCAGAGCGTATTCAGCGCCGTGGGTAATCTCACCCGGGCGCTCCACGAGGCCATCAAGAACGTGGGGCTCGAGTCGAATTCCGGGAGCGATGGCACCCCGGCGGCGCCGGAGATGACCGATGTCTCCGACCGCCTGAGCTATGTGATCGACCTGACCCAGGCCGCGGCCGACAAGACCCTGGAGAAGGTGGAGGCCGCCGTGCCGGTGGCCACCGCCCTCGGGCGTCACGCCAATGACCTGCGGGACCAGTGGCGCCAACAGTCCACCGCCGGCGGCACCGATACGCTGGATCCCGCCGTCCAGCACAAAGTGGAGGAGTTCCTCGCCGAAGTGGATACGGGGACCTCGGATCTGCGGGGCCTCCTGCAGGACATTCTCCTGGAGCAGGGTTACCAGGACCTCACGGGCCAGGTGCTGGCGCGCGTGATCACCCTCATCAAATCCGTGGAACACGACCTCGTGGAACTGGTTAAGATCGCCGGCCAAGTGGAGTACCTCACGGGTCAGGTGCAGGCCGTCGGCGCCGGCGCGGCGCGGGAGTCTACCATCGACGCTACCCGGGCCGAGGGACCCAATGTCCACGGCGACAGGCGCCAGGATGTGGTGCATAGCCAGGACGAGGTGGATGACCTGCTTTCCCAGTTGGGTTTCTGA